One region of Triticum aestivum cultivar Chinese Spring chromosome 6B, IWGSC CS RefSeq v2.1, whole genome shotgun sequence genomic DNA includes:
- the LOC123135550 gene encoding TATA box-binding protein-associated factor RNA polymerase I subunit B — MSGQCLQNSGCPARAPTWVSVMVILIVALRLQYIINGQRIWKEICEAARNAGGSDRDANLSPSMKPDGSTSEEFGTRELLWTLVDAYDKTDVAHDYSKDLHSYLTYCKHVFFPGTACLVEEEHLIEIFQGLYKGREGENPKAHSDDMRTTNGVNKRGRDGTFISVRCFSASSSGIQSIKSEMEDHGFWYMLPRKWPRSDGYLHYRRKTMTGRLVCADYYLLIRSFAKLGEVDIRAIHASVLKLERRLVWIEERTGRSLGALQNLPG; from the exons ATGAGTGGGCAATGCCTCCAGAACTCTGGTTGTCCAGCTAGGGCCCCTACATGGGTCTCTGTAATGGTTATACTAATAGTGGCTCTAAGACTTCAGTATATCATCAATGGTCAAAGGATATGGAAG GAGATTTGCGAGGCAGCAAGAAATGCAGGTGGGTCTGACCGTGATGCAAATTTATCACCATCTATGAAGCCTGATGGAAGCACCAGTGAGGAATTTGGCACAAGAGAATTGCTATGGACTCTTGTAGATGCCTATGATAAAACTGACGTTGCACATG ACTATTCAAAGGACCTTCACTCATATCTCACATACTGCAAACATGTTTTTTTCCCTGGGACTGCATGTTTAGTAGAAGAGGAGcacttgatagagatctttcaGGGTCTGTACAAAGGACGGGAG GGCGAGAATCCTAAAGCGCACAGTGATGACATGCGAACCACAAATGGAGTGAACAAACGAGGCCGGGATGGAACTTTTATCAGTGTAAGGTGCTTTTCTGCATCATCATCAGGGATACAAAGTATCAAGTCAGAAATGGAAGACCATGGATTTTGGTACATGCTGCCAAGGAAGTGGCCACGATCAGATGGTTACCTTCACTATAGAAGGAAGACAATGACTGGTCGTCTTGTTTGTGCTGATTATTACCTGTTGATACGCTCATTtgccaagcttggggaagttgatattAGGGCTATTCATGCTTCTGTGCTAAAACTTGAGAGGAGACTTGTCTGGATAGAAGAAAGAACAGGCAGAAGCTTGGGTGCCTTACAGAATCTACCTGGCTAA
- the LOC123135551 gene encoding probable NADPH:quinone oxidoreductase 2 — protein sequence MAAPAPPRTVLRVAAISGSLRRASANTGLIRAAAEICRESIPGLHIDHVDISELPLLNTDLEVNGRFPPAVEAFRDKVSSADCFLFASPEYNYSISGPLKNALDWGSRPPNCWADRAAAMLSASGGSGGSRSQYHIRQVGVFLDIHFINKPEVFTKAHLPPKKFDADGDLIDSETKEQVRRMLLSLQAFALRLQGKSEQGN from the exons ATGGCAGCTCCGGCGCCGCCAAGGACCGTCCTGCGGGTGGCGGCGATCTCCGGCTCGCTGCGCAGGGCGTCGGCCAACACCGGCCTCATCCGCGCCG CTGCGGAGATCTGCAGGGAGTCCATCCCGGGCCTGCACATCGACCACGTCGACATCTCGGAGCTTCCGCTTCTCAACACCGACCTCGAGGTCAACGGCCGGTTCCCGCCGGCCGTCGAGGCGTTCCGCGACAAGGTCAGCTCGGCCGATTGCTTCCTCTTCGCCTCGCCCGAGTACAACTACTCCATTTCAG GCCCTCTGAAGAACGCGCTGGACTGGGGGTCACGGCCGCCCAACTGCTGGGCCGACCGAGCCGCGGCGATGCTGAGCgcgtcgggcggctccggcggcagcCGGTCGCAGTACCACATCCGGCAGGTCGGggtgtttcttgacatccacttcATCAACAAGCCGGAGGTCTTCACCAAGGCACACCTGCCCCCGAAAAAGTTCGACGCCGACGGAGACCTGATCGACTCGGAGACCAAGGAGCAGGTCAGGAGGATGCTCCTGTCGCTGCAAGCCTTCGCCCTCAGGCTCCAGGGCAAGTCTGAACAGGGGAACTGA